From Pseudomonas sp. LS1212, the proteins below share one genomic window:
- a CDS encoding fatty acid cis/trans isomerase — protein sequence MVHRFLASAFALLVCSSALGQAPLSGSAISYARDVQPIFTEKCVACHACNDAACQLNLGSAEGVVRGASKVPVYKGDRSVAEAPTRLFYDASGSDAWRRKGFYSVLDAQGNQAALMARMLELGHSTPLQPNAKLPEEIVLGLDRENLCPLPGEFDAYAKSHPREGMPLAVTGLTEPQYQTLKRWLAVGAPMEQNAIIPSASEATQIADWEALFNRPGSTEALVARWLYEHLFLAHIYFTGGEPGHFFQWVRSRTPSGKPIDLIATRRPNDEPGSDFFYRLMPVQGVIVHKTHITYPMGPNKLKRVEQLFYSGDWHARSLPGYGPRHRANPFETFAAIPAVARYQFMLDNAEYFVRTFIRGPVCRGQIATDVIRDNFWALFQEPAHDRFITDASYRGEATPLLAMPGQIDDVGSVLSLWHAYRDKRNEYESLRREAYAQMPAPSWSTLWAGNDNALLTIFRHFDSASVSKGLVGDVPKTLWLFDYPLFERTYYQLAVNFDVFGNVSHQAQTRLYFDLIRNGAEVNFLRLMPAEQRGDILGDWYQKSGKIKMWMDYESIDTDTPSGLKLDENNPKRDFALKLVERTGSLNARPDPINRCQGAYCSRPGIGEEFRNVEQVLSRLASRPAAGLKVIDQLPEATMLRIEGSNGKRVVYSLLRNRAHSNVAFMLGEAHRYQPGLDTLTIYPGVMSSYPNFMFNVPASDVPEFVEDMELAKTPENFERIVMRWGVRRSHPQFWEYFHDLASYIRETEPVEAGVLDMNRYQNL from the coding sequence ATGGTGCATCGCTTCCTTGCCAGCGCCTTCGCGTTGCTCGTTTGCAGTTCGGCGCTTGGGCAAGCCCCTCTCTCTGGCTCGGCTATTTCGTATGCCCGGGATGTTCAACCGATCTTTACCGAGAAATGCGTCGCCTGCCATGCCTGCAATGATGCCGCCTGCCAGCTCAACCTGGGCAGCGCCGAAGGCGTTGTCCGAGGAGCTTCGAAAGTCCCGGTGTACAAGGGGGACCGCAGTGTTGCCGAGGCGCCGACCCGGCTGTTTTATGATGCGAGCGGCAGCGATGCCTGGCGCCGCAAGGGTTTCTATTCGGTACTCGACGCCCAGGGCAACCAGGCCGCGCTGATGGCGCGGATGCTCGAGCTGGGCCACAGCACGCCGCTGCAGCCCAATGCCAAGCTGCCGGAAGAGATCGTGCTGGGGCTCGATCGGGAAAACCTCTGCCCGTTGCCAGGCGAGTTCGATGCTTATGCCAAGTCCCATCCCAGGGAGGGCATGCCGCTGGCGGTGACCGGCCTGACCGAGCCGCAATACCAGACCCTCAAGCGCTGGCTGGCCGTTGGTGCACCGATGGAGCAGAACGCCATCATCCCCAGCGCCAGCGAAGCAACACAGATCGCCGACTGGGAAGCCTTGTTCAACCGACCCGGTTCCACCGAGGCGCTGGTGGCGCGCTGGCTGTACGAGCACTTGTTCCTGGCGCACATCTATTTTACCGGTGGCGAGCCGGGGCACTTTTTCCAGTGGGTTCGTTCACGCACGCCCAGCGGCAAGCCGATCGACCTGATCGCGACGCGTCGGCCCAATGACGAGCCGGGCAGCGATTTTTTCTATCGGTTGATGCCGGTGCAAGGTGTGATCGTACACAAGACGCATATCACCTATCCCATGGGGCCAAACAAGCTCAAGCGTGTCGAACAGTTGTTCTACAGCGGTGACTGGCATGCCAGATCCTTGCCTGGCTACGGTCCGCGTCACCGCGCCAATCCGTTCGAAACCTTCGCCGCCATCCCGGCGGTTGCGCGCTATCAGTTCATGCTCGATAACGCCGAGTATTTCGTGCGCACCTTTATCCGTGGGCCGGTCTGCCGTGGCCAGATCGCTACCGATGTGATTCGCGACAACTTCTGGGCACTGTTCCAGGAACCTGCGCATGACCGCTTTATCACCGATGCCAGTTACCGGGGCGAGGCCACGCCCTTGTTGGCCATGCCCGGGCAGATCGACGATGTCGGCAGTGTCTTGAGCCTGTGGCATGCCTACCGGGACAAGCGCAACGAGTATGAAAGCTTGCGCCGCGAGGCTTATGCGCAAATGCCGGCACCGAGTTGGTCGACCCTCTGGGCCGGCAACGACAACGCGTTGCTGACGATCTTCCGACACTTCGACAGTGCTTCGGTCAGCAAGGGGTTGGTAGGTGATGTGCCCAAGACCCTCTGGTTGTTCGACTATCCCTTGTTCGAACGCACCTATTATCAGTTGGCGGTCAATTTCGATGTGTTCGGCAATGTTTCGCACCAGGCGCAGACGCGCTTGTACTTCGACCTCATCCGCAACGGCGCGGAGGTCAACTTTCTGCGCCTGATGCCGGCCGAACAACGCGGCGACATCCTCGGCGACTGGTACCAGAAAAGCGGCAAGATCAAGATGTGGATGGACTATGAGAGCATCGATACCGATACGCCGAGCGGTTTGAAACTGGACGAAAACAATCCCAAGCGCGACTTTGCCCTCAAACTCGTCGAGCGTACTGGCAGCCTCAATGCCAGGCCCGATCCGATCAACCGCTGTCAGGGCGCTTATTGCTCGCGGCCGGGCATCGGTGAGGAGTTCAGGAATGTCGAGCAGGTGCTCAGCCGCCTGGCGTCACGCCCGGCCGCGGGGCTGAAAGTCATCGACCAGTTGCCCGAGGCGACCATGCTGCGCATCGAGGGCAGCAACGGCAAGCGCGTGGTCTACAGCCTGCTGCGCAACCGCGCCCACAGCAATGTGGCGTTCATGCTAGGGGAAGCCCATCGCTACCAGCCGGGGCTCGACACCTTGACGATCTACCCCGGGGTGATGAGCAGCTATCCGAATTTCATGTTCAATGTCCCGGCCAGCGATGTGCCGGAGTTCGTCGAGGACATGGAACTGGCCAAAACGCCGGAAAACTTCGAGCGGATCGTCATGCGCTGGGGCGTGCGGCGCAGTCATCCGCAGTTCTGGGAGTACTTTCACGACCTCGCCAGCTATATCCGTGAAACCGAGCCGGTGGAGGCCGGTGTGCTGGATATGAACCGCTACCAAAACCTCTGA
- a CDS encoding NEL-type E3 ubiquitin ligase domain-containing protein — protein sequence MAQDTQSREAAGEHSVTQRTPVEAGLHGRFSQQRIPAWLVGATTDQRLQLQKAIVQSQRHKRVVRGLLSDWQGLQRFAEPLLSAALEESFGLKIDVTRSFFFHVVRGSRALSSRPGAVLATSRQTLLQAALQNFVEQEPFDYGTALLQADDQPIDIAPEAFARVCRNLDLGQRYQEHLQSVFLPSGSPGITDQVAQGNLRGDMMTCQRYALLAEAELALLKGDIDAASHAAVGAGLQFRGDRYYKTCRLTIWGLLLDELILFEVLQPAPSGIQSCLVYIPDDPDGAFKQYASRAAFMQALRGKLRNRSYQRFFRRFVSQRNLAAYNHKIDSLFNAHTVTHREGVRALDSSRARLDLVAQEVTGNLFRQCFDQHLRRIRDDARVLAVPTAEVDAVARRERLQGWLAAGFDVLNLAALFVPVLGIIMMPVAGAQLMSELFHGVEAWEESETDQALGYLMGVAENLALIGALGFAHGSVNPPASKGVSFVDRLVPVRLPDGSSRLWNSDLSVYEVSAPNLDALQPNQLGQYEHAGRRFIRLEQRTLEVRPDGEPGKWRVTAPDDPQRYSPLATHNGMGSWWIEGENPRGWDVSRLIQRLRPGLSQVPDADLLALVRVSAVSEARLRSVYSRGLPVPALLLDAIEGYRIDRGLADLGLAFALKPQGKLLIRDFPGLSANCANELLGMSRASERARMLRTGRVPLRMAEAARWYLQQSRLNQALLGLEFETMANADSAVLQAKAAPGQRLFDDRAQAAMLLDMRPIKPRIQALQRLSQGRFGYPLGGVVGRLLPNPDGRLQALFPGLDAAQLADFRAALQQSRVPLATQITRLEEQWRSLEASLATWSEQEGPYGVHRRLFADQLQDCWQRRVHPGSRAYTYEGYRLAISELDVGELPAIGDGFEHVTELALSDMQLTEGTEAFLRRFTGLRALVISRGGLTRLPEAVRAMPQLRELLLPDNHIQALGTDLGLLSGARWLQVLDLSGNGLAINLEALEQLASLRQLRSLNLAGNDSLFPAGSLGCIAQLSSLRRLYLSGNWITFFAGDIRLLADMTELEILSMSDNPLGQAPDVSNLSRLTQLNLQNTGLTGWPTGLGQLQNLQSVNLSFNRLQILPDGLANLWRFNLDGNPLSTEAAAAFAEGGGVYRTGSTASEASTLAETDMTRWYDGATAEQRSRWEELQEQPGAQPFFRVLQRLADSAEHDPGNRASQQRVWRLLDAAADSQGLRERLFALARGEETCADRAALLFSQLEVELRVYQLDLQDLPIERKRVPMAALARQLFRLDEVDIAARKFINRWRRAAPDQEIDEIEVLLAFRVRLAARLGLPDQPTEALYLDLADQVTDQVLTETAEMIEHKEQTLALKQWMVAQDFWVEFLKSGYPLEFEQAAQPGHLGLDYLDACLDPANPLPEVSEAVLSELADPLQVTLDVMRIEGRVQRVEIDDYRYLKAIDTLNRLQQQAEADLLERLTDGALKLPGSKQSSPVNSHT from the coding sequence ATGGCGCAGGATACACAGAGCAGGGAGGCAGCCGGTGAGCATTCGGTCACCCAACGGACACCTGTCGAGGCTGGTTTGCATGGCCGCTTCAGCCAGCAGCGCATACCCGCCTGGCTGGTTGGCGCCACCACGGATCAACGACTGCAGCTGCAAAAAGCCATTGTGCAAAGCCAGCGGCACAAGCGCGTTGTACGCGGCTTGCTATCGGATTGGCAAGGTTTGCAGCGCTTTGCCGAACCGCTGTTGTCAGCCGCGCTGGAGGAGTCATTCGGGCTGAAGATCGATGTTACGCGCTCGTTTTTTTTCCATGTAGTGCGGGGTTCTCGAGCGCTGAGCAGCCGTCCCGGTGCTGTATTGGCGACCTCGCGTCAAACCCTGTTGCAAGCGGCGCTGCAGAATTTTGTCGAGCAAGAGCCCTTCGATTACGGCACCGCGTTGTTGCAGGCTGACGACCAACCCATCGATATTGCCCCTGAAGCGTTCGCCAGGGTTTGCCGGAACCTGGATCTGGGCCAGCGTTATCAGGAGCATCTGCAAAGCGTGTTCTTGCCCTCGGGGAGCCCGGGCATCACGGACCAGGTCGCGCAGGGTAACTTGCGTGGAGACATGATGACTTGCCAGCGTTACGCCTTGCTGGCCGAGGCCGAACTGGCACTGCTCAAGGGCGACATCGATGCTGCCAGTCATGCAGCAGTGGGCGCGGGTCTGCAGTTCCGAGGCGACCGTTACTACAAGACCTGCCGGCTGACGATTTGGGGGCTTTTACTCGATGAGTTGATTCTGTTCGAGGTTCTGCAGCCGGCGCCCAGTGGTATTCAGTCCTGCCTGGTCTATATCCCCGACGACCCCGATGGCGCTTTCAAGCAATATGCTTCGCGGGCTGCTTTCATGCAGGCGTTGCGCGGCAAACTGCGTAATCGCAGCTATCAGCGTTTTTTCAGGCGGTTTGTCAGTCAACGCAATCTGGCTGCCTACAACCACAAGATCGACAGCCTGTTCAATGCCCATACCGTGACCCATCGAGAAGGTGTGCGAGCGCTGGACAGTTCGCGAGCGCGCCTGGACCTCGTCGCGCAAGAGGTAACGGGCAATCTTTTTCGGCAGTGTTTCGATCAGCATCTGCGACGAATTCGAGATGATGCCCGGGTGCTGGCGGTGCCCACCGCAGAGGTCGACGCAGTTGCTCGCAGGGAGCGTCTGCAGGGCTGGCTGGCAGCTGGTTTCGACGTACTCAATCTGGCGGCCCTGTTCGTGCCGGTGTTGGGCATCATTATGATGCCGGTGGCGGGCGCACAGTTGATGAGCGAACTCTTTCACGGGGTCGAAGCCTGGGAAGAGAGCGAAACCGATCAAGCCCTCGGCTATTTGATGGGCGTAGCCGAGAATCTTGCCTTGATAGGTGCCCTGGGGTTCGCCCATGGTTCGGTCAACCCGCCGGCATCCAAAGGCGTGAGCTTTGTGGATCGGTTGGTGCCGGTACGTCTGCCTGATGGCAGTTCACGGCTATGGAATTCCGACTTGAGCGTTTATGAGGTGTCGGCGCCCAATCTCGATGCGCTGCAACCCAACCAACTGGGGCAGTATGAGCATGCCGGGCGCCGATTCATCCGGCTGGAGCAACGAACCCTGGAGGTTCGCCCTGACGGGGAGCCCGGCAAGTGGCGGGTGACCGCACCTGATGACCCACAACGATACTCGCCATTGGCCACGCACAACGGCATGGGCAGTTGGTGGATCGAAGGCGAGAACCCCCGCGGTTGGGACGTGTCCCGGTTGATTCAGCGCCTCAGACCGGGGTTGAGTCAGGTGCCCGATGCCGATCTGCTGGCACTTGTCCGTGTCAGTGCAGTCAGTGAAGCCCGGCTGCGGTCGGTCTATTCCAGAGGCCTGCCTGTTCCGGCGCTGTTATTGGACGCGATCGAAGGCTATCGAATCGATCGCGGTCTTGCGGATCTCGGTCTGGCCTTCGCTCTCAAGCCTCAGGGCAAGTTGTTGATCCGCGATTTTCCCGGGCTCAGTGCCAATTGTGCCAATGAGCTGCTGGGCATGAGCCGCGCGAGCGAACGTGCGCGGATGTTGCGCACGGGGCGCGTGCCCCTGCGCATGGCAGAAGCGGCGCGCTGGTATCTTCAACAGTCACGTCTGAATCAGGCCCTGCTGGGCCTTGAGTTCGAAACCATGGCCAATGCCGATAGCGCCGTCTTGCAGGCGAAGGCAGCGCCTGGACAGCGACTGTTCGATGACCGCGCCCAGGCTGCCATGTTGCTTGACATGCGCCCCATCAAGCCACGCATCCAGGCGCTGCAACGGTTGTCCCAAGGGCGCTTCGGTTATCCGTTGGGCGGTGTTGTCGGCCGGCTGCTGCCCAATCCTGATGGGCGTCTGCAGGCCCTGTTTCCCGGGCTCGATGCAGCGCAACTGGCTGATTTCAGAGCAGCGTTGCAACAGTCCAGGGTGCCACTTGCGACGCAAATCACTCGTCTTGAAGAGCAATGGCGCTCGTTGGAGGCGTCATTGGCGACGTGGTCCGAGCAGGAGGGCCCCTATGGGGTTCACCGGCGGTTGTTCGCCGACCAGTTGCAGGATTGCTGGCAGCGAAGAGTGCACCCTGGGTCCCGAGCCTATACCTATGAAGGCTATCGTTTGGCGATCAGTGAACTCGATGTCGGCGAACTGCCAGCGATCGGTGATGGCTTCGAGCATGTGACGGAGCTGGCGCTCAGCGATATGCAGCTTACTGAAGGAACAGAGGCTTTCTTGCGCCGGTTCACCGGCCTGCGGGCGCTGGTCATCTCCCGCGGCGGCTTGACCCGTCTCCCGGAGGCGGTGCGCGCCATGCCGCAACTGCGCGAATTGCTGCTGCCCGATAACCACATTCAGGCGTTGGGCACCGACTTGGGTCTGCTCAGTGGGGCACGCTGGCTGCAGGTCCTGGACCTCTCCGGCAACGGCTTGGCCATCAACCTTGAGGCGCTGGAGCAATTGGCTTCGTTGCGCCAATTGCGCTCGCTCAACCTGGCGGGCAACGACAGTCTGTTTCCCGCAGGTTCCCTGGGCTGCATTGCGCAACTGTCGAGTCTGCGTCGCCTTTATTTGTCCGGCAACTGGATAACCTTTTTTGCCGGTGATATCCGTTTGCTGGCGGATATGACCGAGCTTGAAATACTGAGCATGAGTGACAACCCACTCGGTCAGGCGCCGGATGTGTCGAACCTGAGCCGGCTCACGCAATTGAACCTGCAAAACACAGGGTTGACTGGCTGGCCGACGGGGCTTGGGCAATTGCAGAACCTGCAGTCGGTGAACCTGAGCTTCAATCGGCTGCAGATACTACCGGACGGTCTGGCAAATCTCTGGCGATTCAACCTGGACGGTAATCCGCTGTCTACCGAAGCGGCGGCAGCGTTTGCCGAAGGGGGCGGAGTTTACCGCACGGGGAGCACCGCGTCAGAGGCCTCTACGTTGGCTGAGACCGACATGACCCGTTGGTATGACGGGGCCACCGCAGAGCAGCGATCGCGCTGGGAAGAACTGCAGGAGCAGCCTGGCGCGCAGCCATTTTTCCGGGTGTTGCAACGCCTGGCGGACTCGGCCGAACATGACCCGGGCAATCGCGCTTCACAGCAGCGTGTCTGGCGCCTGCTCGATGCCGCTGCTGACTCACAGGGATTGCGTGAGCGCCTGTTTGCCCTGGCCCGAGGGGAGGAGACCTGCGCTGACCGGGCCGCATTGCTGTTCAGTCAGTTGGAGGTTGAACTCAGGGTCTACCAACTGGATCTGCAAGACCTGCCGATCGAGCGCAAGCGCGTGCCGATGGCCGCTTTGGCCAGGCAGCTGTTTCGCCTCGACGAGGTCGATATCGCCGCCAGGAAGTTCATCAATCGTTGGCGCAGAGCCGCACCGGATCAGGAAATCGACGAAATTGAAGTGTTGCTCGCATTTCGCGTTCGCCTGGCGGCCAGGCTCGGTTTGCCTGACCAACCGACCGAAGCACTGTACCTTGATCTCGCCGACCAGGTCACCGATCAGGTACTGACAGAGACCGCCGAGATGATCGAGCACAAGGAGCAGACCCTTGCCCTGAAGCAATGGATGGTCGCGCAGGATTTCTGGGTCGAGTTTCTCAAGTCCGGATACCCCCTCGAATTCGAGCAGGCCGCACAGCCCGGGCACCTGGGGCTGGACTATCTGGACGCCTGCCTGGACCCGGCCAATCCTTTGCCTGAAGTATCCGAAGCGGTGTTGAGCGAGTTGGCCGATCCGCTGCAGGTCACGCTCGACGTCATGCGTATCGAGGGGAGAGTGCAGCGCGTCGAGATCGATGATTATCGCTACTTGAAAGCTATCGACACCCTCAACCGGCTACAGCAACAGGCAGAGGCTGACCTGCTCGAGCGCTTGACCGATGGGGCGTTGAAGCTGCCCGGCAGCAAACAATCCAGTCCTGTAAATAGCCACACTTGA
- a CDS encoding DUF2970 domain-containing protein, with the protein MDDPAQQKPPTFWQMLHSVIAAAFGVQSAKNRARDFTHGKPGHFIALGVLFTLLFVLVLIGVVKVILHLAVA; encoded by the coding sequence ATGGACGACCCCGCTCAACAAAAGCCACCCACGTTCTGGCAAATGCTGCACAGCGTCATCGCCGCCGCCTTCGGCGTGCAAAGCGCCAAGAACCGCGCTCGCGATTTCACTCACGGCAAACCCGGTCACTTCATCGCACTCGGGGTGTTGTTCACCCTGCTGTTTGTGCTGGTGCTGATTGGCGTAGTGAAAGTGATATTGCATCTGGCCGTGGCCTGA
- the metH gene encoding methionine synthase gives MSDRSARLQALQQALKERILILDGGMGTMIQSYRLEEHDYRGTRFADWPSDVKGNNDLLVLTRPDVIGAIEKAYLDAGADILETNTFNATQVSQADYGMETLVYELNVEGARLARQVCDAKTLETPDRPRFVAGVLGPTSRTCSLSPDVNNPGYRNVTFDELVVNYTEATKGLIEGGADLILIETIFDTLNAKAAIFAVQGVFEELGVELPIMISGTITDASGRTLSGQTTEAFWNSVSHAKPISVGLNCALGASELRPYLEELANKANTYVSAHPNAGLPNAFGEYDELPEQTAKVIEEFAQSGFLNIVGGCCGTTPGHIKAIAEAVKGYAPRVIPDIPKACRLSGLEPFTIDRQSLFVNVGERTNITGSARFARLIREDNYTEALEVALQQVEAGAQVIDINMDEGMLDSKKAMVTFLNLIAGEPDISRVPIMIDSSKWEVIEAGLKCIQGKGIVNSISMKEGVEQFIHHAKLCKRYGAAVVVMAFDEAGQADTEARKKEICKRSYDILVDEVGFPPEDIIFDPNIFAVATGIEEHNNYAVDFINACAYIRDHLPYALTSGGVSNVSFSFRGNNPVREAIHSVFLLHAIRNGLSMGIVNAGQLEIYDQIPLELRERVEDVILNRTPEGTDALLAIADKYKGDGSVKEAETEEWRGWDVNKRLEHALVKGITTHIVEDTEESRQSFARPIEVIEGPLMSGMNIVGDLFGAGKMFLPQVVKSARVMKQAVAHLIPFIELEKGDKPEAKGKILMATVKGDVHDIGKNIVGVVLGCNGYDIVDLGVMVPAEKILQVAKEQKCDIIGLSGLITPSLDEMVHVAREMQRQDFHLPLMIGGATTSKAHTAVKIEPKYSNDAVIYVTDASRAVGVATQLLSRELKPAFVEKTRLEYIEVRERTANRSARTERLGYPQAIAAKANFDWSSYQPVKPTFTGVKVLDNIDLNVLAEYIDWTPFFISWDLAGKYPRILTDEVVGEAATALYADAREMLRKLIDEKLISARATFGFWPANQVQDDDIEVYGDDGKPLALLHHLRQQTIKTDGKPNFSLADFVAPKESGVTDYVGGFITTAGIGAEEVAKAYQDKGDDYNSIMVKALADRLAEACAEWLHQQVRKEHWGYAKDEQLDNDALIKEQYVGIRPAPGYPACPDHTEKGTLFELLDQNGQSGVTLTEHYAMFPAAAVSGWYFAHPQAQYFAVGKIDKDQVQSYSGRKRQDIAVSERWLSPNLGYDN, from the coding sequence ATGTCTGACCGCAGCGCTCGTCTCCAAGCACTTCAGCAAGCCCTCAAAGAGCGCATTCTGATACTCGATGGCGGCATGGGTACCATGATCCAAAGCTACCGCCTGGAGGAACACGACTATCGTGGCACGCGCTTCGCCGACTGGCCGAGCGACGTCAAGGGCAACAATGACCTGCTGGTGCTGACCCGCCCCGATGTGATCGGCGCCATCGAAAAGGCTTACCTGGATGCCGGTGCCGACATCCTCGAAACCAACACCTTCAACGCCACCCAGGTATCCCAGGCCGACTACGGCATGGAAACGCTGGTGTATGAGCTGAACGTCGAGGGCGCCCGCCTGGCGCGCCAGGTGTGCGATGCCAAGACCCTGGAAACCCCGGACAGGCCGCGCTTCGTCGCCGGCGTGCTCGGCCCGACCAGCCGCACCTGCTCGTTGTCGCCAGACGTGAACAACCCCGGCTACCGCAACGTCACCTTCGACGAACTGGTGGTGAACTACACCGAGGCCACCAAAGGCCTGATCGAAGGCGGTGCCGACCTGATCCTGATCGAAACCATCTTCGACACCCTCAACGCCAAGGCGGCCATCTTCGCCGTACAAGGCGTGTTCGAAGAGCTGGGCGTTGAACTGCCGATCATGATCTCCGGGACCATCACCGACGCCTCCGGCCGAACCCTGTCGGGGCAGACCACCGAAGCGTTCTGGAACTCGGTCAGCCACGCCAAGCCGATTTCCGTCGGCCTGAACTGCGCCCTGGGCGCCAGTGAATTGCGCCCGTACCTGGAAGAGCTGGCGAACAAGGCCAACACCTATGTTTCGGCACACCCCAACGCCGGCCTGCCGAACGCCTTCGGCGAGTACGACGAACTGCCCGAGCAAACCGCCAAGGTCATCGAAGAATTCGCCCAAAGCGGCTTCCTGAACATCGTCGGCGGTTGCTGCGGCACCACGCCGGGGCACATCAAGGCCATCGCCGAGGCAGTCAAGGGCTATGCCCCGCGGGTGATCCCGGACATTCCCAAGGCCTGCCGCCTGTCGGGCCTGGAGCCGTTCACCATTGACCGGCAATCGCTGTTCGTCAACGTCGGCGAGCGGACCAACATCACCGGCTCCGCCCGCTTCGCCCGCCTGATCCGTGAAGACAACTACACCGAAGCACTGGAAGTCGCCCTGCAGCAGGTCGAGGCCGGCGCCCAGGTGATCGACATCAACATGGACGAGGGCATGCTCGATTCGAAGAAGGCGATGGTCACCTTCCTCAATTTGATTGCCGGCGAGCCGGACATCTCGCGCGTGCCGATCATGATCGACTCCTCCAAGTGGGAAGTCATCGAGGCGGGCCTGAAGTGCATCCAGGGCAAGGGCATCGTCAACTCGATCAGCATGAAAGAAGGCGTGGAGCAGTTCATTCACCACGCCAAGCTGTGCAAGCGCTATGGCGCGGCCGTGGTGGTGATGGCCTTCGACGAAGCCGGCCAGGCCGACACCGAAGCGCGCAAGAAAGAAATCTGCAAGCGCTCCTACGATATCCTGGTCGATGAAGTGGGCTTCCCGCCGGAAGACATCATTTTCGACCCGAACATCTTCGCTGTCGCCACCGGCATAGAAGAGCACAACAACTATGCTGTCGATTTCATCAACGCCTGTGCCTATATCCGCGACCACCTGCCCTATGCCTTGACCAGCGGCGGCGTGTCCAACGTGTCGTTCTCGTTCCGTGGCAACAACCCGGTGCGCGAGGCGATCCACTCGGTGTTCCTGCTGCATGCCATCCGCAACGGCTTGAGCATGGGTATCGTCAACGCCGGCCAGCTGGAGATCTACGATCAGATCCCGCTGGAGCTGCGTGAGCGGGTCGAGGACGTCATCCTCAACCGCACCCCCGAAGGCACCGACGCCCTGCTGGCCATCGCCGACAAGTACAAGGGCGACGGCAGCGTCAAGGAAGCCGAAACCGAAGAGTGGCGTGGCTGGGACGTCAACAAGCGTCTCGAGCACGCGCTGGTCAAGGGCATCACCACCCACATCGTCGAAGATACCGAAGAATCGCGCCAGTCCTTCGCCCGCCCGATCGAAGTGATCGAAGGCCCGCTGATGTCCGGCATGAACATCGTTGGCGACCTGTTCGGTGCCGGCAAGATGTTCCTGCCGCAAGTAGTCAAGTCGGCACGGGTAATGAAACAGGCCGTGGCCCACCTGATTCCGTTCATCGAACTGGAAAAAGGCGACAAACCCGAAGCCAAGGGCAAGATCCTCATGGCCACGGTCAAGGGCGACGTTCACGACATCGGCAAGAACATCGTCGGCGTGGTGCTCGGTTGCAACGGCTACGACATCGTCGACCTCGGCGTAATGGTCCCAGCCGAAAAGATCCTGCAAGTGGCCAAGGAGCAGAAGTGCGACATCATCGGGCTGTCCGGGCTGATTACCCCGTCGCTCGATGAGATGGTCCACGTTGCCCGCGAAATGCAGCGCCAGGACTTCCACCTGCCGCTGATGATCGGCGGCGCGACCACTTCCAAGGCCCACACGGCGGTGAAGATCGAGCCCAAGTACAGCAATGACGCGGTGATCTATGTCACCGACGCCTCGCGCGCCGTCGGTGTGGCCACGCAGTTGCTGTCCAGGGAACTCAAGCCGGCCTTCGTCGAGAAGACTCGCCTGGAATACATCGAAGTGCGCGAGCGCACCGCCAACCGCAGCGCCCGCACCGAGCGCCTGGGCTACCCGCAGGCCATTGCAGCCAAGGCCAACTTCGATTGGAGCAGTTACCAGCCGGTGAAGCCGACCTTCACCGGGGTCAAGGTCCTGGACAACATCGACCTGAACGTTCTGGCCGAGTACATCGATTGGACACCGTTCTTCATCTCCTGGGACCTGGCCGGCAAGTACCCGCGCATTCTCACCGACGAAGTGGTCGGTGAAGCGGCCACGGCGCTGTACGCCGATGCCCGGGAGATGCTGCGCAAGCTGATCGACGAGAAGCTGATCAGCGCCCGCGCGACCTTCGGTTTCTGGCCGGCCAACCAGGTGCAGGACGATGACATCGAAGTCTATGGCGACGATGGCAAGCCCCTGGCATTGCTGCACCACCTGCGCCAGCAGACCATCAAGACCGATGGCAAGCCGAACTTCTCCCTGGCCGACTTCGTCGCGCCTAAAGAGAGCGGCGTGACCGACTATGTGGGCGGCTTCATCACCACCGCCGGCATCGGTGCCGAAGAAGTGGCCAAGGCTTATCAGGACAAGGGCGACGACTACAACTCGATCATGGTCAAGGCCCTGGCCGATCGCCTGGCCGAGGCCTGCGCCGAGTGGCTGCACCAGCAGGTGCGTAAAGAGCATTGGGGTTACGCCAAGGACGAGCAACTGGATAACGACGCGCTGATCAAGGAGCAGTACGTGGGCATTCGCCCTGCCCCGGGCTACCCGGCGTGCCCTGATCACACGGAGAAAGGTACGTTGTTCGAACTGCTGGATCAGAATGGCCAGAGCGGCGTGACCCTGACCGAGCATTACGCCATGTTCCCGGCGGCGGCTGTTAGCGGCTGGTATTTTGCTCACCCGCAGGCGCAGTATTTTGCCGTGGGCAAGATCGACAAGGATCAGGTGCAGAGCTATTCGGGACGCAAGCGCCAGGACATCGCGGTGAGTGAGCGGTGGTTGTCGCCTAATCTGGGGTATGACAACTAA